Proteins from a single region of Butyrivibrio fibrisolvens:
- a CDS encoding ABC transporter substrate-binding protein: MKKNVWSGKVARRGLAAICALTMAAATMLTGCGKKSGEVFTVGIPQDLDSLDPHIAQAAGTREVLFNIFEGLVKPDEKGNMNPAIASSYEISDDATEYTFTIRENVHFHNNEVVTADDVVASLQRFKDTGAAIFDDVSAIEKVDDSHVKISLSKPNTEFLSYCTVAIMPKDIKDPETNPIGTGPYKFVSRTALENLVVEKFDDYWDKENAAHIQNVVFKVEANPDSIVTDLEGGSIDMYARITSDQAEQLSESFQIYEGGMNLVQALYVNNAVEPFDNELVRQALCYAIDPQEIMNFVSGGAGVEIGSAMFPSFDKYFDESLNDTYNQDVEKAKELLAQAGYADGFTFTIKVPSNYTQHIDTAEVIAEQLEVIGVTAVIQKIDWNTWLDEVYNNKVYEATILGFDASTLNASALLYRYTSDAKNNMFNYSNADYDKAFAAAQATVDEAEQIKYYKECEKILSQTAAAVYIQDLPCFVALNSKYTGYTFYPLYVQDIAKIRLAE; encoded by the coding sequence ATGAAAAAGAATGTTTGGTCAGGAAAGGTTGCAAGAAGAGGACTTGCAGCTATATGTGCCCTGACAATGGCAGCTGCTACAATGCTGACAGGTTGTGGCAAGAAATCAGGAGAAGTATTTACAGTTGGTATTCCGCAGGATCTCGACAGTCTTGATCCTCACATCGCACAGGCCGCAGGAACGAGAGAGGTTCTCTTCAATATTTTTGAAGGACTTGTAAAGCCTGATGAAAAAGGTAATATGAATCCTGCAATTGCATCTTCATATGAAATATCTGATGATGCTACTGAATATACGTTCACAATCCGTGAGAATGTACATTTCCATAACAATGAGGTAGTTACAGCTGATGACGTAGTTGCATCTCTTCAGCGCTTTAAAGATACTGGAGCTGCAATCTTTGATGATGTTAGTGCTATAGAGAAGGTTGATGACAGCCATGTAAAGATATCTCTTAGTAAGCCTAATACAGAATTCCTTAGCTATTGTACAGTAGCTATCATGCCTAAGGACATTAAGGATCCTGAGACTAATCCTATCGGAACAGGTCCTTACAAGTTCGTATCACGCACAGCTCTTGAAAACCTTGTAGTTGAGAAGTTTGATGATTACTGGGACAAAGAGAATGCTGCCCACATCCAGAATGTAGTATTCAAGGTTGAGGCTAATCCGGACAGCATCGTAACTGATCTTGAAGGCGGATCAATTGATATGTACGCTCGTATCACAAGCGATCAGGCTGAGCAGCTTTCTGAGTCTTTCCAGATCTATGAAGGTGGAATGAACCTTGTTCAGGCACTTTATGTTAATAACGCAGTTGAGCCTTTTGACAATGAGCTTGTACGTCAGGCACTTTGCTATGCGATCGATCCTCAGGAGATAATGAATTTCGTATCAGGCGGTGCAGGAGTTGAGATTGGTTCAGCTATGTTCCCTTCATTTGATAAATATTTTGACGAGTCACTTAACGACACTTATAATCAGGATGTAGAAAAAGCTAAAGAGCTTCTTGCTCAGGCTGGTTATGCTGACGGATTTACTTTTACTATCAAAGTTCCTTCAAACTATACACAGCACATCGATACAGCAGAAGTTATTGCTGAGCAGCTCGAAGTTATCGGCGTAACAGCAGTAATTCAGAAGATCGATTGGAATACATGGCTTGATGAGGTATATAATAACAAGGTATATGAGGCTACGATCCTTGGATTTGATGCTTCAACACTTAACGCTTCTGCTTTGTTATACCGTTATACTTCAGATGCTAAGAACAATATGTTCAATTATTCCAATGCTGACTATGACAAAGCTTTTGCTGCAGCACAGGCTACAGTAGATGAAGCTGAGCAGATCAAGTATTATAAAGAGTGCGAGAAGATTCTTTCTCAGACAGCAGCTGCTGTATATATTCAGGATCTTCCATGTTTCGTTGCACTGAACAGTAAGTATACAGGTTATACTTTCTATCCGCTTTACGTACAGGATATTGCCAAGATAAGACTTGCGGAATGA
- the efp gene encoding elongation factor P: protein MVTASDFRNGVTIEVDGKVCQVIEFQHVKPGKGAAFVRTKLKDIINGGVIETTYRPTEKFPQAHIERRDMQYLYNDGDLFNFMDTESYEQIAVNQEIVGDSMKFVKENEMCKVNSYNGSVFAIEPPLFVELEITETEPGFKGDTATGATKPATVETGAQVSVPLFVNQGDVIKIDTRTGEYLSRV, encoded by the coding sequence ATGGTTACAGCCAGTGATTTCAGAAATGGTGTTACAATCGAGGTAGACGGCAAGGTTTGCCAGGTTATCGAGTTCCAGCACGTTAAGCCAGGTAAGGGAGCAGCTTTCGTTCGTACAAAGCTTAAGGATATCATCAACGGTGGTGTTATCGAGACAACTTACAGACCTACTGAGAAATTCCCTCAGGCTCACATCGAGAGAAGAGATATGCAGTATCTTTACAATGATGGTGATCTTTTCAACTTCATGGATACTGAGTCATATGAGCAGATCGCTGTAAATCAGGAGATCGTTGGAGATTCAATGAAGTTCGTTAAAGAGAACGAGATGTGCAAAGTTAATTCCTACAACGGAAGCGTATTTGCTATCGAGCCACCTCTTTTTGTAGAGCTTGAGATCACAGAGACAGAGCCTGGTTTCAAGGGTGATACAGCTACAGGTGCTACAAAGCCTGCTACAGTTGAGACAGGTGCACAGGTATCAGTACCTCTTTTCGTTAACCAGGGAGATGTTATCAAGATCGATACAAGAACAGGCGAGTACCTTTCAAGAGTTTAA
- the aroE gene encoding shikimate dehydrogenase, whose protein sequence is MNETDGKTLTCGLLAHPAGHTLSPLIHNTLASMTGKNLVYVPFDVDPSDIGDAVKGAFSLNILGMNATVPHKEAVIPYLKEIDPLAKNIGAVNTLVRTEDGTGYKGYNTDMTGLKRSLANQNITIKGQKVIILGAGGVARAVAFLMASEGAEIIYVLNRTVERAQEVVKEVGEKVQGSRFVALSMDEYDKIPSDSKYLCVQSTSVGMHPNNDKAIIEDPKFYELVHTGFDIVYRPMNTKFMQLAERAGAKVCNGLEMLLYQGVDAYELWTGCSITKEQCDIVYKAMCDRLENEKNVVLVGYMGSGKSTVSKVLARKLSYEKLDTDSLIEETYETSISDIFASKSEAAFRDMETRQLEVLCGEKHDGLVLATGGGLPLREINRRLLSKLGKVVYLKASAEAVYDRIKGDTTRPLLQVDDPKAKIGQMLEERGKYYEMAADIVIDTDGKSPEAVADEIIKAMGL, encoded by the coding sequence TTGAACGAAACTGATGGTAAGACATTAACCTGCGGATTATTAGCGCATCCTGCGGGACATACGCTTTCTCCGCTTATCCATAACACTCTTGCAAGCATGACAGGCAAGAATCTTGTATATGTTCCTTTTGACGTGGACCCGTCTGATATCGGAGATGCTGTTAAAGGAGCATTTTCTTTAAATATCCTTGGAATGAATGCGACTGTTCCTCACAAGGAAGCGGTCATTCCTTATCTTAAGGAAATCGATCCTCTGGCAAAAAATATTGGCGCTGTTAATACACTTGTCAGAACAGAGGATGGAACAGGCTATAAGGGCTATAACACTGACATGACAGGCCTAAAAAGGTCTCTTGCAAATCAGAATATAACTATAAAAGGTCAGAAAGTAATAATCCTTGGAGCTGGCGGCGTTGCAAGGGCTGTAGCTTTTCTTATGGCTTCAGAAGGTGCTGAGATCATTTATGTTCTTAACAGAACTGTTGAAAGGGCGCAGGAAGTCGTAAAAGAAGTTGGAGAAAAGGTTCAGGGAAGCAGGTTTGTAGCTCTTTCTATGGATGAGTACGACAAGATCCCGTCTGATAGTAAGTATCTTTGCGTTCAGTCAACATCTGTTGGTATGCATCCTAATAATGACAAAGCTATTATCGAAGATCCTAAGTTCTACGAGCTTGTACATACAGGCTTTGATATCGTATATCGCCCCATGAATACAAAATTCATGCAGCTTGCGGAGCGCGCCGGAGCTAAAGTCTGTAACGGCCTTGAAATGCTCCTGTATCAGGGCGTTGATGCTTATGAACTCTGGACAGGATGCTCTATTACAAAGGAGCAGTGCGATATAGTCTATAAGGCAATGTGCGACAGGCTTGAAAATGAGAAGAATGTTGTACTTGTTGGCTATATGGGAAGCGGTAAATCCACAGTTTCTAAAGTGCTTGCAAGAAAACTTTCTTATGAAAAGCTTGATACAGACAGTCTTATAGAAGAAACATATGAAACTTCCATATCAGATATCTTTGCATCGAAGTCAGAAGCAGCTTTCAGAGATATGGAGACAAGGCAGCTTGAAGTTTTGTGCGGCGAAAAGCATGACGGCCTCGTCCTTGCTACAGGCGGCGGCCTTCCTCTTCGCGAGATCAACAGAAGACTTCTTTCAAAGCTTGGCAAAGTAGTATATCTTAAGGCATCTGCCGAAGCAGTATATGACCGTATCAAGGGAGATACTACAAGGCCCCTTCTTCAGGTAGACGATCCTAAAGCAAAGATAGGTCAGATGCTTGAAGAAAGAGGAAAGTACTACGAAATGGCAGCTGACATAGTGATAGATACTGATGGTAAATCGCCGGAAGCTGTCGCAGATGAGATCATTAAGGCCATGGGGCTTTGA
- a CDS encoding ABC transporter ATP-binding protein, with protein MKEWNEKAIEINDLCVYYDKRRKSIFEKKGKVQALKNVSLPVYKGEVLGLVGESGSGKSTLARAIMGINKDITGTIVKTDEYPQMIFQDPYGSLNPARTVHWILKESLKVDRKRKWTDEEMEERIKTVCEQVELPLDFVNRYPSQLSGGQRQRVSIALSLMQSPKILIADEPVSALDVTIQAQILELLDHLHKKLDLSILFISHDLRVVYNLCDHVAIMKDGKIVEYGITDEIYRNPSAEYTKTLLKSAGIV; from the coding sequence ATGAAAGAATGGAACGAAAAGGCAATAGAGATAAACGATCTCTGTGTCTATTACGATAAGCGAAGAAAAAGCATATTTGAGAAAAAAGGCAAGGTTCAGGCCCTTAAAAATGTGTCACTCCCTGTATATAAGGGTGAGGTCCTTGGACTTGTAGGCGAGAGCGGAAGCGGTAAATCTACCCTTGCCAGAGCCATTATGGGTATAAATAAGGATATTACCGGCACTATAGTTAAAACGGACGAATATCCTCAGATGATATTTCAGGATCCTTATGGAAGTCTTAACCCCGCAAGGACTGTACACTGGATCTTAAAGGAATCTCTTAAAGTCGACAGAAAACGTAAGTGGACAGATGAAGAGATGGAAGAGCGCATCAAGACTGTGTGTGAGCAGGTTGAGCTTCCTCTGGATTTTGTAAACAGATATCCATCCCAGCTTTCAGGTGGTCAGAGACAGAGAGTAAGTATAGCCCTTAGCCTTATGCAAAGTCCCAAGATCCTTATCGCAGATGAGCCAGTATCAGCTCTTGACGTTACTATTCAGGCCCAGATACTTGAGCTGCTTGATCACCTTCACAAAAAATTGGATCTTTCTATACTATTTATTTCACACGATCTTAGGGTAGTGTATAATCTTTGTGATCATGTTGCGATCATGAAAGATGGCAAGATCGTTGAATATGGCATAACTGACGAGATATACAGAAATCCTTCCGCAGAATACACTAAGACGCTTTTAAAATCTGCGGGAATTGTCTGA
- a CDS encoding ABC transporter permease, producing the protein MKYILKKAGMMILTLIVVSILVFLAFNLIPGDPATRILGTEASEAQLQKLRQEMGLNDPIYVRYLRWIWGFMHGDLGESYSYGSVSALILDKIPITIWLAVMAFLLMFVISIPLGIFTARHEGGAIDKVVVVLDQVIMAIPPFFSGIIITLVFGLSLHLFIPGGFVSYRSDFWGFIGYLVFPAIAIALPKITMCVKLLRGSVIEEISKDYTRTAYSRGNTTRGVLYRHVLKNAMIPVITFMGMALADMVSGSIVIEQVFNIPGIGRMLLSSINNRDYPVVEAIIMGIAILVMVVNLLVDIIYRLVDPRIEAIND; encoded by the coding sequence TTGAAGTATATTTTAAAGAAAGCCGGAATGATGATACTTACGCTTATCGTTGTATCTATTCTGGTGTTTCTTGCATTTAACTTAATACCTGGAGATCCTGCTACAAGGATCCTTGGAACGGAGGCTTCAGAGGCACAGCTTCAGAAACTGCGACAAGAGATGGGATTAAATGACCCGATATATGTACGCTATCTGAGATGGATCTGGGGATTTATGCATGGAGATCTGGGAGAGTCTTATTCATATGGCAGCGTTTCAGCGCTTATTCTTGATAAGATCCCGATAACAATATGGCTGGCTGTTATGGCTTTTTTACTAATGTTTGTTATATCTATTCCTCTTGGAATATTTACAGCAAGACATGAAGGCGGAGCTATAGACAAGGTAGTTGTAGTCCTTGATCAGGTAATAATGGCAATACCTCCTTTCTTTTCAGGTATCATCATCACACTTGTGTTTGGACTTTCGCTTCATCTGTTCATCCCGGGCGGATTTGTATCCTACAGATCTGATTTCTGGGGCTTTATCGGATACCTTGTATTCCCGGCTATTGCTATAGCACTTCCAAAGATAACTATGTGCGTTAAGCTCCTTAGAGGAAGCGTAATAGAAGAGATATCCAAGGATTATACAAGAACAGCTTACAGTAGAGGTAATACCACAAGAGGCGTTCTGTACAGGCACGTACTTAAGAATGCCATGATCCCTGTTATCACATTCATGGGAATGGCTCTGGCCGACATGGTCAGCGGATCGATCGTTATCGAGCAGGTATTTAATATACCCGGAATAGGGCGTATGCTCCTTAGTTCCATCAATAACAGAGACTATCCTGTTGTTGAAGCAATCATCATGGGAATCGCAATCCTTGTTATGGTGGTTAACCTTTTAGTAGATATTATTTACAGACTGGTGGATCCTAGAATTGAAGCTATCAATGATTAA
- the ftsZ gene encoding cell division protein FtsZ, producing MLEIKSNEAEAACKIIVVGVGGAGNNAVNRMVDENVTGVEFIGMNTDKQALQLCKAPKLLQIGEKLTKGLGAGAKPEVGEKAAEESVEDINSALKGADMVFVTCGMGGGTGTGAAPIVAKAAKDMGILTVGIVTKPFSFEARTRMQNALMGIENLKNNVDTLIVIPNDKLLQIVDRRTSMPDALKKADEVLQQAVQGITDLINVPGLINLDFADVQTAMKGKGIAHIGIGTGTGDHKAADAVKLAVESPLLDTTISGASDVIINVSGDIGLADASDAASYVQELAGERANIIFGAVYDQSQSDTCNITVIATGIEDRANAMNIAKNTAAAPARQPVNQGASQMAGVSAGPRPQPSQPFVRPVVPTTSIPQPRPFVNPQTMTQPVQTATAQTTPVATAEPAVEAEPQTTTRSFFRSDSSVRSTVEPKSLKIPEFLQKK from the coding sequence TTGCTGGAAATCAAGTCGAATGAGGCTGAAGCTGCGTGCAAAATCATCGTAGTTGGAGTTGGTGGTGCAGGCAACAATGCTGTTAATAGAATGGTTGACGAGAACGTGACCGGTGTCGAGTTTATCGGCATGAATACAGATAAGCAGGCTCTTCAATTATGTAAGGCACCAAAACTTCTGCAGATCGGAGAGAAGCTCACTAAGGGATTAGGAGCTGGTGCTAAACCTGAAGTTGGAGAGAAAGCTGCAGAAGAAAGCGTAGAAGACATCAATAGCGCACTTAAGGGTGCTGATATGGTCTTCGTTACATGCGGTATGGGAGGCGGAACTGGAACAGGTGCTGCTCCGATAGTTGCCAAGGCCGCTAAGGATATGGGAATTCTCACTGTTGGTATTGTTACAAAGCCTTTTAGCTTTGAAGCACGTACCAGAATGCAGAATGCCCTCATGGGAATCGAAAATCTCAAGAATAACGTAGATACTCTTATCGTTATCCCTAATGATAAATTATTGCAGATCGTAGACCGTCGTACATCTATGCCCGATGCTCTTAAGAAGGCTGACGAAGTCCTTCAGCAGGCAGTTCAGGGTATTACCGATCTTATTAATGTACCTGGTCTTATTAACCTTGACTTTGCTGACGTACAGACAGCAATGAAGGGTAAGGGAATCGCACATATCGGTATCGGAACAGGAACAGGAGACCACAAGGCTGCAGATGCAGTTAAGCTTGCTGTTGAAAGTCCTCTTCTTGATACAACTATTTCCGGTGCTTCTGATGTTATCATCAATGTATCCGGTGATATCGGTCTTGCTGATGCATCTGATGCTGCAAGCTATGTACAGGAACTTGCCGGCGAGAGAGCCAATATCATCTTTGGTGCTGTATATGATCAGTCACAGTCTGATACATGTAACATTACAGTTATCGCTACTGGAATTGAAGATCGTGCAAATGCTATGAATATAGCTAAGAATACAGCTGCTGCTCCTGCAAGACAGCCTGTGAATCAGGGTGCGTCACAGATGGCAGGCGTAAGTGCAGGTCCTAGACCACAGCCTTCACAGCCATTTGTTAGACCTGTTGTTCCGACAACATCTATACCGCAGCCAAGACCATTTGTAAATCCTCAGACAATGACACAGCCGGTTCAGACTGCAACAGCGCAGACAACACCGGTTGCAACAGCAGAGCCTGCTGTTGAAGCTGAGCCACAGACTACTACAAGATCATTCTTCCGCAGCGATAGCAGCGTAAGATCTACTGTAGAGCCTAAGTCTCTTAAGATTCCTGAGTTTTTACAGAAAAAGTAA
- the nrdR gene encoding transcriptional regulator NrdR, producing the protein MKCPFCGKDETRVIDSRPADDNTSIRRRRICDSCGKRFTTYEKVETIPIIIIKKDNNREPYDRSKIEAGILRACHKRPVSAEQITKLVDSVEAEIFNMEKREIASREIGELVMNKMKDLEPVAYVRFASVYREFKDINTFMDELKDVMNKEVEGSGKDS; encoded by the coding sequence ATGAAATGCCCGTTTTGTGGTAAAGACGAAACAAGAGTAATTGATTCTCGTCCGGCAGATGATAATACATCAATAAGACGAAGACGTATTTGTGACTCCTGCGGTAAGCGTTTTACGACCTATGAAAAAGTTGAGACTATTCCAATCATAATCATAAAGAAAGATAATAATCGTGAGCCATATGACAGATCCAAGATTGAAGCAGGTATTTTAAGAGCCTGTCACAAAAGACCTGTCAGTGCAGAGCAGATCACTAAGCTTGTTGACAGTGTTGAAGCAGAGATCTTCAATATGGAGAAGCGAGAGATCGCAAGCCGTGAGATAGGTGAGCTTGTAATGAACAAGATGAAAGATCTCGAGCCTGTAGCATATGTAAGATTTGCATCTGTATATCGCGAATTCAAGGATATCAATACATTCATGGATGAACTCAAAGATGTAATGAACAAAGAGGTTGAAGGATCCGGTAAGGATTCCTGA
- a CDS encoding YqeG family HAD IIIA-type phosphatase, giving the protein MKHLFYPDATAKSSYDIPYEELYKLGYRGVVYDIDNTLVPHGAPADKRAIEHFKRLKSIGFDTVLISNNKESRVKSFADAVGSRYVYRANKPAKRGYLKAMELMNTDNTNTFFVGDQLFTDVWGAKRVGIKSYLVDQIDKKEEIQIVIKRRFEWIVLFFYKRYIKRNGNNWPDLGGPTLERN; this is encoded by the coding sequence GTGAAACACTTATTTTATCCGGATGCTACTGCTAAGTCATCCTACGACATTCCATATGAAGAATTATATAAGCTTGGATACAGGGGCGTAGTATATGATATCGACAATACCCTTGTTCCTCACGGAGCACCTGCTGATAAGAGAGCCATAGAGCATTTTAAAAGGCTAAAGAGCATTGGATTTGATACAGTCCTTATTTCAAACAATAAAGAGTCCAGAGTTAAGTCTTTTGCCGATGCAGTAGGTAGCAGATATGTTTACAGAGCCAATAAGCCTGCCAAAAGAGGCTATCTTAAGGCTATGGAACTTATGAATACCGATAATACCAATACCTTTTTTGTTGGAGACCAGCTCTTTACAGATGTATGGGGAGCTAAGCGCGTTGGCATTAAGTCATACCTTGTTGACCAGATTGACAAGAAGGAAGAGATCCAGATAGTCATCAAAAGACGTTTTGAATGGATCGTATTATTTTTTTACAAAAGATATATAAAGAGAAACGGAAACAACTGGCCTGATCTGGGAGGACCTACACTTGAACGAAACTGA
- a CDS encoding ABC transporter ATP-binding protein codes for MSSDKFEVILSVNDLHIEFHDHKQPQTAVEDFDLELSKGEIVGIVGESGSGKSLSALAIAGLLSRHDMYKSGRIMFEGEDLLTCNRRKLRTFQGDEISMIFQEPMTSLNPVKKIGWQTEESLRIHHPEIDKKERRLRAISMLGKVGLHEPERVYEMYPHELSGGMRQRVMIAAAMIGHPKILIADEPTTALDVTVQAQIVDLLKSINKEEGTSIIFISHDLSLVRQICSRVLVMQKGVVVESGSVNDIFTKPKNIYTRKLIASIPRVDLTTERKDKKDR; via the coding sequence ATGAGTAGTGATAAATTCGAAGTTATTTTATCGGTAAACGATCTTCATATAGAATTTCATGATCATAAGCAGCCTCAGACTGCTGTTGAGGATTTCGACCTTGAGCTGTCCAAAGGCGAGATTGTCGGAATCGTTGGAGAGTCTGGATCTGGTAAGAGTTTAAGTGCGCTTGCCATAGCAGGACTTCTTAGCAGACATGATATGTACAAAAGCGGACGTATCATGTTCGAAGGAGAAGACCTTCTTACCTGTAACCGCCGTAAGTTAAGGACTTTCCAGGGCGATGAGATATCAATGATATTCCAGGAGCCTATGACTTCACTTAATCCTGTTAAAAAGATCGGCTGGCAGACAGAAGAAAGTCTTAGGATACACCATCCTGAGATAGACAAGAAGGAAAGAAGATTAAGAGCCATAAGTATGCTTGGCAAAGTCGGTCTTCATGAGCCTGAGAGAGTATATGAGATGTATCCTCATGAACTTTCTGGTGGTATGAGACAGCGTGTCATGATTGCTGCAGCCATGATCGGTCATCCCAAGATCCTGATTGCCGATGAACCCACAACAGCTCTTGACGTAACAGTTCAGGCCCAGATAGTAGACCTTCTTAAGAGCATCAATAAGGAAGAAGGCACATCAATTATTTTCATATCCCATGATCTGAGTCTTGTAAGGCAGATCTGTTCAAGAGTTCTTGTAATGCAAAAGGGCGTAGTCGTAGAAAGCGGAAGCGTAAACGATATCTTCACAAAGCCCAAGAATATCTATACAAGAAAGCTTATAGCTTCGATTCCAAGAGTTGATCTTACGACGGAGCGCAAAGATAAAAAAGATAGATAA
- a CDS encoding ABC transporter permease, translating into MIKRLKDKKINSFLLWGLILTGIMLLVVVVGIFWTPYDPTKMNAAEKLQGISFRHILGTDNKGRDIFSRVMYGSRVTLVIATGTMIIGAGLGTILGAITGYFGGFLDEVFMRIVDAMLAFPSILLALVIVSLFDSGNVVVMVALGIAFIPSFARIVRSEVLRCRNMDYVENARIQGASEFRIIFKHIMPNITGVLWSSVLIGFNNAVLAEAGLSYLGIGSQPPYDSLGNMLSSAQQFMLKNPVCVLGPGFAIVWMVLGFSFLGEGLRKKA; encoded by the coding sequence ATGATTAAGAGATTAAAAGACAAAAAAATAAATTCATTTCTTTTATGGGGCCTTATTCTTACTGGCATAATGCTCCTTGTAGTTGTGGTTGGCATTTTTTGGACGCCATATGATCCAACTAAGATGAATGCCGCTGAAAAGCTTCAGGGTATTTCTTTTCGCCACATACTTGGTACAGATAATAAGGGCAGAGATATTTTCAGCCGTGTCATGTATGGTAGCAGGGTTACTCTTGTTATTGCAACTGGAACCATGATCATAGGAGCAGGACTTGGTACGATACTTGGCGCTATAACAGGATATTTTGGAGGCTTCCTTGATGAAGTGTTCATGCGTATCGTAGACGCAATGCTTGCTTTCCCTTCAATACTTCTTGCGCTTGTTATCGTCAGCTTGTTTGATTCAGGCAATGTGGTAGTCATGGTCGCTCTGGGTATAGCCTTTATCCCAAGTTTTGCCAGGATCGTGAGATCAGAAGTACTTAGATGCAGGAACATGGACTATGTAGAGAATGCAAGGATCCAGGGAGCATCTGAATTCAGGATCATCTTCAAGCACATCATGCCCAATATCACAGGCGTATTATGGTCATCAGTTTTGATTGGCTTTAATAATGCGGTTCTTGCAGAGGCAGGACTTTCCTATCTTGGTATCGGATCCCAGCCTCCATACGACAGCCTTGGCAATATGCTTTCAAGCGCCCAGCAGTTTATGCTTAAGAACCCTGTCTGCGTACTGGGCCCCGGATTTGCTATCGTCTGGATGGTGCTCGGCTTTTCGTTTTTGGGAGAAGGTCTTAGGAAAAAAGCCTGA
- a CDS encoding type II 3-dehydroquinate dehydratase: MKILVVNGPNLNFLGIREKAVYGDQNYDYLIKSIEDKAKEVGADVECYQSNHEGAIIDKLQEAYFNGTDAIVINPGAYTHYSYAIHDALKSLEKIYKIEIHISDINARESFRANSVTAPACDEQIVGHGLAGYLEAIDHAVDHLKS; encoded by the coding sequence ATGAAAATATTAGTTGTTAACGGACCAAACTTAAACTTCCTTGGAATTAGAGAGAAAGCTGTATACGGTGATCAGAACTATGATTACCTTATAAAATCAATAGAAGATAAAGCAAAAGAGGTTGGCGCAGACGTTGAATGTTACCAGTCCAATCACGAAGGTGCCATCATCGATAAGCTTCAGGAAGCATATTTTAACGGAACAGATGCAATCGTTATAAATCCAGGTGCATATACACACTACAGCTATGCTATCCATGATGCACTTAAGAGCCTTGAAAAAATATATAAGATCGAGATCCACATTTCTGATATCAATGCAAGAGAATCATTCAGAGCAAATTCTGTAACTGCTCCTGCATGTGATGAGCAGATAGTAGGCCACGGCCTTGCGGGATATCTTGAAGCTATAGACCACGCAGTAGATCATCTGAAAAGTTAA
- a CDS encoding cell division protein FtsQ: MSNMTKKKRRHPQGAYAAGRSQAVRASSGRTSSGRSSSVKSSSVRPSSVRPSSVRSSSGRSSSGRPQKESAVSPVKRNRKIIEPAFRKPKKPRLSPLEMLRLHKSILILVFTIGLIVLLGIGGIQYVRSHYRVKTANVVGNTYYTDEEIQDMVMNGMFAHNSLYLSFKYHNKSIVNIPFIEKITVDIKSADTIDIRVYEKALAGCISYLENYMYFDREGIIVEGSSELLEGVPVVKGLKFDSVVLYEALPVEDKSVFSEILDLTQLLSKYSLSADQMYFDKGYNVYLYFDNIEVAIGSKKNIDEKVIQLPYILPSLEGKKGTLHLEDYDENTESVRFEEAS; this comes from the coding sequence ATGAGTAATATGACAAAGAAAAAGAGAAGACACCCTCAGGGAGCATATGCTGCAGGTCGGAGCCAGGCAGTAAGAGCTTCATCAGGGAGAACTTCGTCAGGAAGATCTTCATCGGTAAAAAGTTCATCAGTAAGGCCTTCATCAGTAAGGCCTTCATCAGTAAGAAGTTCATCAGGAAGATCTTCATCGGGAAGACCACAAAAAGAAAGTGCTGTTTCTCCTGTGAAGAGAAACAGGAAAATAATTGAGCCTGCATTCAGAAAGCCTAAAAAACCAAGGCTCTCACCTCTTGAGATGCTAAGACTTCACAAGAGCATACTGATCCTTGTGTTTACTATAGGATTGATAGTTTTGTTGGGAATAGGGGGAATTCAGTACGTAAGGTCTCATTACAGAGTTAAGACTGCAAATGTAGTCGGCAATACATACTATACTGATGAAGAGATTCAGGATATGGTAATGAACGGTATGTTTGCACATAACTCCCTGTATCTGAGCTTCAAATACCATAACAAGTCTATCGTTAATATACCTTTTATAGAAAAGATAACAGTGGATATAAAGTCTGCTGACACTATCGATATCCGTGTATATGAGAAAGCGTTGGCAGGATGTATTAGTTATCTTGAGAACTACATGTATTTTGACAGAGAAGGAATAATTGTTGAAGGATCGTCCGAACTTTTGGAAGGAGTCCCTGTTGTTAAGGGTCTTAAGTTTGACAGCGTCGTTTTGTATGAGGCACTTCCTGTTGAAGACAAGAGTGTATTCTCTGAGATACTCGATCTGACGCAGCTATTGTCCAAATATAGTCTGTCGGCAGACCAAATGTATTTTGATAAAGGGTATAATGTGTATCTTTATTTTGACAATATTGAAGTTGCAATAGGTTCTAAGAAAAATATTGACGAAAAAGTGATACAATTACCGTATATACTTCCATCTCTGGAAGGTAAAAAGGGAACGCTTCATCTTGAAGACTATGATGAAAATACTGAATCAGTCAGATTTGAAGAAGCGTCATAA